A region of Toxorhynchites rutilus septentrionalis strain SRP chromosome 1, ASM2978413v1, whole genome shotgun sequence DNA encodes the following proteins:
- the LOC129781092 gene encoding uncharacterized protein LOC129781092, with product MSKKSDGRNRCVSPANNAPVGVSCEICRQPDDSRMVACDLCGKWFHFACVSEDSTVQDRDWSCGNCTEIGAAAQVPARTSTPATTGGTKPKSGNTKNYEVEPDDNLQRQLAEMQKKMEKQQKEYERAMREMEDQRRRALRDQQNKFEQELAASERRMREPKEALQPVAAALGGAPTASSTGNPLPQVHVSSINQADVLVQELQLLEEKQALERRHLEEKSRLLQRFGAFDGGAVEGISGLNPQANAFQPTHRSNPFGVSLLNQSQPSARQAVCKELPIFTGNPEEWPLFFASYENSTETTEENLLRLQRSLKGKALETVRFRLLHPSNLPGIIATLKTLFGRPEIIVHSLIGKIREMPAPKAEKMNTLIDFGVAVRNVCAIIRASGLDEYLCNVALLQELTERLPPTIRLNWAYHRQTLDRVNLSDLGEWLGKLVEAASVITIPSIGGTKPERHGRKEDYLNVHSDGGISGEIATNTRSVGIPKGCLVCLEECSGLETCHKFLNMDIGGRWTVIKEQKLCRKCLRKHFGACLVKAPCGKNGCLFMHGKLLHDDKRYNKSAIKPTTSTHGIPSAQSCNTHSNAASKVLFRYVPVTVFGNGKAVKTFAFLDDGSSATFMEHSLAKELDLEGTSHPLCLNWTGGQQREENDSVKLSLKISGTSDASKVYVLPKVHTVRNLSLPKQSVSVRQLIAKYSYLHGLPLEPYDSVSPKILIGMDNCHLGYAL from the coding sequence ATGTCGAAAAAGAGTGATGGTCGAAATCGGTGTGTTTCTCCCGCGAATAATGCGCCAGTGGGGGTAAGCTGCGAGATCTGCAGACAGCCGGATGATAGTCGGATGGTAGCGTGTGATTTGTGTGGAAAGTGGTTTCACTTCGCGTGTGTGAGTGAGGATTCAACTGTTCAGGATCGTGACTGGAGCTGCGGGAATTGCACCGAGATCGGAGCGGCAGCTCAAGTCCCGGCCAGAACATCAACACCAGCCACCACAGGAGGAACCAAACCAAAGTCTGGAAACACGAAAAATTATGAAGTCGAACCGGATGATAACCTTCAACGGCAGTTAGCAGAAATGCAGAAGAAGATGGAGAAGCAGCAGAAGGAATATGAGCGGGCTATGCGGGAAATGGAGGATCAACGTCGGCGGGCGCTCAGagatcaacaaaataaattcgAGCAGGAATTGGCAGCTTCAGAGCGACGAATGCGGGAACCGAAGGAGGCTCTTCAGCCCGTAGCCGCTGCACTAGGAGGTGCACCAACAGCTAGTTCAACGGGAAATCCTCTCCCACAAGTTCACGTCAGCAGTATCAATCAAGCGGATGTCCTGGTACAGGAACTTCAATTACTGGAAGAGAAGCAAGCGTTAGAACGAAGACATTTGGAGGAGAAAAGTCGATTATTACAGCGATTTGGGGCTTTCGACGGAGGTGCAGTCGAAGGAATTTCCGGACTGAATCCTCAGGCGAACGCATTTCAACCAACACATCGCAGCAATCCATTTGGCGTTTCTCTGCTAAACCAAAGTCAGCCTTCAGCGCGTCAGGCCGTTTGTAAGGAACTACCAATCTTCACCGGAAATCCTGAGGAGTGGCCGCTCTTCTTCGCCAGCTACGAAAACTCCACTGAAACCACTGAAGAAAACCTTCTACGCCTTCAGCGAAGCCTGAAAGGGAAAGCATTGGAGACTGTGCGTTTCCGACTGCTGCATCCGTCGAACCTACCAGGTATTATCGCTACACTTAAAACGCTGTTTGGGAGGCCGGAGATAATCGTGCACTCTTTGATTGGCAAAATTCGAGAGATGCCAGCTCCGAAAGCAGAGAAAATGAATACTTTGATCGACTTTGGAGTCGCTGTGCGAAACGTCTGCGCTATCATTCGTGCATCGGGTCTCGATGAGTACCTCTGCAACGTAGCTTTATTGCAAGAGTTGACAGAGAGATTACCCCCAACTATAAGGCTCAACTGGGCGTATCACCGTCAGACACTGGACAGAGTTAATCTCTCGGACCTCGGAGAATGGCTTGGGAAGCTGGTGGAGGCAGCTAGTGTCATAACAATCCCATCCATTGGTGGCACGAAACCGGAGAGACATGGTCGAAAGGAAGACTACTTAAACGTCCATTCAGATGGTGGTATCAGCGGAGAAATCGCAACGAACACTCGTTCAGTGGGCATTCCGAAGGGTTGTCTCGTATGTCTTGAGGAGTGCAGCGGGCTGGAGACATGCCATAAGTTTTTAAACATGGATATCGGTGGTCGTTGGACCGTGATCAAGGAGCAGAAGCTGTGCAGAAAATGTCTGCGGAAACACTTCGGCGCCTGCCTAGTTAAAGCACCATGTGGCAAGAATGGGTGTTTATTCATGCACGGCAAATTGTTGCATGATGACAAACGGTACAACAAATCTGCTATCAAGCCAACTACTTCGACACATGGAATCCCGTCAGCGCAGAGTTGCAACACTCACTCGAACGCGGCTAGCAAAGTTCTCTTTCGGTACGTACCTGTGACAGTTTTCGGTAATGGAAAGGCAGTGAAAACATTTGCCTTTCTCGATGATGGGTCTTCGGCAACCTTCATGGAGCACAGTCTGGCAAAAGAACTGGATCTAGAAGGAACATCTCATCCATTATGTCTTAATTGGACGGGAGGTCAGCAAAGGGAAGAAAACGATTCGGTCAAGCTGTCACTGAAAATTTCTGGTACGAGCGATGCGAGTAAAGTTTACGTACTCCCTAAGGTTCACACGGTACGCAATCTCTCCCTGCCGAAGCAGTCGGTTTCAGTGAGGCAATTGATAGCCAAATACAGCTACCTGCATGGACTACCGTTGGAACCATATGATAGCGTGTCTCCTAAGATCTTGATTGGGATGGACAATTGCCACCTTGGTTACGCTCTGTGA
- the LOC129781108 gene encoding uncharacterized protein LOC129781108, translated as MNKDPELAAVMRVKITEYEKKGYIRKLSVIEKTEKQPKDWYLPIFPVINPNKPGKIRIVFDAAAKVNGVSLNSFLLTGPDQLVSLLTVLFKFRKFRIAVVGDIREMFFQVLMREQDQHSQMILWNGGNPNEDPEVYVVAVMTFGAACSPSCAHYVKNLNADRFTEQFPRAVECIKYEHYVDDMLSSVETEAEAVQLIKDVQFVHSQAGFEIRNWQSNSSRVTASLQEGTTTEKDMSTCSETTTSKVLGMWWDTTNDTFTFRLSPKHDEELLSGDRMPTKRRTLMAIFDPMGLIGNFLMYLKILMQEIWRSGCAWDDEITGKLAEKWTIWITVLPDVCRVSVPRCYRLSTSARSTNVVQLHVFCDASENGIAAIAYFRFKENGVTECAMVGSKTRVAPLRFLSIPRLELQAAVVGARLADSIASSHRIKISRRVFWTDSRDVLCWIRSDHRRYSQFVAFRVSELLETTGGDEWRWVPTRANVADEGTKWQRLPDLQPSSRWFCGPDFLRKPETEWPGEVRDPGTTAEEIRPSVLHHTITEPLVSFERFSKWKRLLRAVAFVRRFIKNLQNRTHRLPIELGPLAQDELNWAEQTIYRQVQRQAYPDDVQLLSDASQNKQPWERTIPKTSPLYKLSPTIDPHGVLRMQGRIESCEWVDESVKHPILLPRRHYVTDLLIADYHNKYRHQNHQTAINELRLKYCIPRLRSEYDRVRKNCQHCKIHRANPQPPAMGNLPPARLAAFQRPFTYTGIDYFGPMLVVVGRRVEKRWGVLLTCLTTRGVHIELAHSLTTDSCILALRNFIARRGSPLEMISDRGTNFVGAARELREALETVDDKKLMTTFVGPNTKWTFNPPAAPHFGGCWERLVQTVKKILYAFKPPRLPTDEILRSMLIEIEMIINSRPLTHVPLDNDTDFPLTPNHFLLGCSNGSKPPIAFDDKPAVLKQSWKMSQQYADEFWK; from the coding sequence ATGAATAAGGATCCTGAGCTAGCAGCAGTAATGCGTGTAAAAATTACGGAGTACGAGAAAAAGGGCTATATCCGAAAGCTCTCAGTGATTGAGAAGACGGAAAAGCAACCGAAGGACTGGTACCTGCCGATTTTCCCGGTCATCAATCCGAACAAGCCAGGGAAGATTCGGATCGTGTTCGATGCGGCGGCGAAGGTCAACGGAGTATCCTTAAACTCATTTCTTCTAACGGGACCGGATCAACTGGTATCATTACTTACGGTGTTGTTTAAGTTTCGTAAATTTAGGATTGCTGTAGTTGGAGACATacgtgaaatgttttttcaagtgCTAATGAGAGAGCAAGATCAACACAGTCAAATGATCCTGTGGAACGGAGGAAACCCCAACGAAGATCCGGAGGTTTACGTAGTAGCTGTCATGACATTTGGCGCGGCATGTTCTCCAAGCTGCGCGCACTATGTGAAGAACCTGAACGCGGATAGATTCACTGAGCAGTTCCCTCGTGCGGTCGAGTGTATCAAGTATGAGCACTACGTCGACGACATGCTATCCAGTGTGGAGACTGAAGCGGAGGCTGTACAGCTTATCAAGGACGTGCAGTTTGTGCACTCACAAGCGGGCTTCGAGATCCGAAACTGGCAATCGAATTCCAGCAGAGTCACAGCGTCGTTGCAGGAAGGCACCACTACCGAGAAGGACATGAGCACATGTTCGGAGACAACGACGTCGAAGGTCCTTGGAATGTGGTGGGACACCACCAACGATACGTTTACGTTCAGGTTATCACCGAAACATGATGAGGAGCTATTGTCTGGGGACAGAATGCCTACGAAGCGAAGGACATTGATGGCGATATTTGATCCGATGGGTCTCATCGGCAATTTCCTCATGTATCTCAAAATCCTTATGCAGGAAATTTGGCGTTCTGGGTGTGCCTGGGACGATGAAATCACTGGAAAGCTGGCCGAGAAGTGGACAATCTGGATTACTGTGCTTCCTGACGTATGCAGGGTTAGTGTTCCTCGGTGTTACCGACTTAGTACATCTGCTAGATCCACGAACGTAGTTCAGCTGCACGTCTTTTGCGATGCAAGCGAGAACGGAATCGCGGCCATTGCCTATTTCCGATTCAAAGAGAATGGAGTGACTGAATGTGCCATGGTCGGATCGAAGACAAGAGTAGCTCCCCTAAGATTTCTCTCGATCCCACGATTGGAGCTACAAGCTGCTGTAGTAGGAGCACGTCTAGCAGACAGTATTGCAAGCTCACACCGGATAAAGATCTCACGTCGTGTTTTTTGGACGGACTCCCGTGACGTGCTATGTTGGATACGGTCCGACCACCGGCGCTACAGCCAATTTGTAGCGTTTAGAGTGAGCGAACTCCTAGAAACGACAGGAGGAGATGAGTGGAGATGGGTGCCTACCAGAGCGAACGTAGCCGACGAGGGGACGAAATGGCAGAGACTACCAGATCTGCAACCCTCAAGTCGCTGGTTCTGCGGACCAGATTTTCTGCGGAAACCAGAAACCGAGTGGCCAGGTGAGGTCAGAGATCCGGGAACAACTGCAGAAGAGATTCGTCCAAGCGTTCTTCATCACACGATTACGGAACCACTAGTATCCTTCGAACGATTCTCCAAATGGAAACGATTGTTAAGAGCTGTCGCCTTCGTTCGCCGATTCATCAAGAACCTACAGAATCGAACTCACCGGTTACCCATCGAGCTAGGGCCACTTGCCCAGGATGAACTGAATTGGGCTGAACAAACCATCTACCGCCAAGTTCAACGACAAGCATATCCGGATGATGTTCAACTGCTGAGCGACGCGAGCCAGAACAAGCAGCCCTGGGAACGCACTATTCCAAAGACCAGCCCGTTATACAAGCTGAGTCCGACCATCGACCCACATGGCGTATTACGGATGCAGGGACGAATCGAATCATGTGAGTGGGTGGATGAGTCTGTGAAGCATCCGATCCTGCTACCGAGACGACACTATGTGACTGATTTGTTGATTGCTGACTATCACAACAAGTACCGTCACCAGAACCATCAGACAGCAATTAATGAATTGAGACTAAAGTATTGTATTCCCCGGCTTCGATCAGAGTACGACCGTGTCCGCAAGAATTGCCAACACTGCAAGATCCATCGAGCAAACCCGCAGCCTCCTGCCATGGGAAACCTACCACCCGCGCGCCTAGCAGCATTCCAACGACCGTTCACGTACACCGGAATAGACTACTTCGGCCCGATGTTGGTAGTAGTCGGCAGACGAGTCGAAAAACGTTGGGGAGTCTTGCTCACTTGCCTGACGACGAGAGGCGTACACATTGAGCTCGCACACTCGCTTACGACCGACTCCTGTATTCTCGCTTTGCGAAACTTCATCGCAAGAAGGGGATCCCCACTAGAGATGATCAGCGATAGAGGCACTAATTTCGTTGGAGCTGCACGAGAGCTACGAGAAGCCTTGGAAACGGTTGACGATAAAAAGCTCATGACCACATTTGTCGGACCGAACACCAAATGGACCTTTAACCCCCCGGCTGCTCCTCATTTTGGTGGCTGTTGGGAGCGATTAGTGCAGACAGTCAAGAAGATTCTATACGCGTTCAAACCCCCGCGGCTACCGACCGACGAGATTCTCCGATCAATGCTCATAGAGATCGAGATGATTATCAATTCGAGACCGCTCACTCACGTACCGCTAGATAACGATACAGATTTTCCCTTAACGCCTAACCACTTCCTTCTAGGATGTTCAAACGGAAGTAAGCCCCCGATCGCCTTCGACGACAAACCCGCTGTGCTGAAACAGTCGTGGAAGATGTCTCAGCAGTACGCTGACGAATTCTGGAAGTAA